One bacterium DNA window includes the following coding sequences:
- a CDS encoding biotin--[acetyl-CoA-carboxylase] ligase produces MGREGTTPIEVWEGWPREHWRALWGVPVLELYGVAPSTNDIARELAEAGAPEGTVVLADHQTAGRGRGGRPWVTPPGRALLLSIVLRPSVPAEGEATPGVLPLLVGLAVARAIGRIARIRAGIKWPNDVVLADGGKVAGILCEGVLGGRTGGYVVAGIGINVAQTRADFPPDLDGRATSLRLATDRNVSRAALAGRVVAEVLRLAAHGARPLGRALLADLRRRDVLRGRAITVDGERRGTAQGIAADGSLLVREEHGSSVVLVRSGTIRLAEGRSSTREGART; encoded by the coding sequence ATGGGGCGAGAGGGTACGACACCGATCGAGGTCTGGGAGGGGTGGCCCCGCGAGCACTGGCGTGCGCTATGGGGCGTGCCGGTGCTGGAGCTGTACGGCGTCGCGCCGTCCACCAACGACATCGCCCGTGAGCTGGCGGAGGCGGGCGCACCCGAGGGCACCGTCGTCCTCGCCGACCACCAGACGGCCGGGCGTGGCCGCGGTGGACGGCCATGGGTCACGCCGCCGGGCCGCGCGTTGCTCCTCAGCATCGTCTTGCGGCCTTCCGTTCCGGCGGAGGGCGAGGCCACGCCCGGCGTCCTCCCGTTGCTCGTCGGACTGGCCGTGGCCAGGGCCATCGGCCGGATCGCGAGGATCCGCGCCGGCATCAAGTGGCCCAACGATGTCGTCCTGGCCGACGGAGGGAAGGTCGCGGGCATCCTGTGCGAAGGCGTGCTCGGCGGCCGGACAGGGGGCTACGTCGTGGCGGGCATCGGCATCAACGTCGCCCAGACCAGGGCCGATTTCCCGCCCGACCTCGATGGACGTGCCACGTCGCTCCGGCTCGCGACGGATAGGAACGTCTCGCGCGCGGCCCTCGCCGGCCGGGTCGTCGCCGAGGTGCTGCGTCTGGCCGCCCACGGCGCGCGGCCCCTCGGCCGCGCGCTGCTCGCCGACCTGCGGCGGCGCGACGTGCTTCGCGGCCGCGCCATCACCGTGGATGGCGAGCGGCGCGGGACGGCGCAGGGGATCGCGGCGGACGGCTCACTGCTCGTGCGAGAGGAGCACGGCTCGTCCGTCGTCCTAGTGCGAAGCGGCACCATCCGGCTCGCAGAGGGCCGGTCCTCGACGCGTGAGGGCGCTCGAACATGA
- the bshA gene encoding N-acetyl-alpha-D-glucosaminyl L-malate synthase BshA — protein MRIGITCYPVYGGSGVVATELGLELAQRGHEVHFITYAQPFRLPYFVENVYYHEVEVPSYPLFDYPPYSLALAAAMHGTAVRRNLDLLHVHYAVPHATSAWIAREMLRPQEIRVVTTLHGTDITLVGQDPSFHSITRFSIFESDAITAVSEYLRRETVDRFDIPAERIEVIPNFVDLERYRRDLGGCHRSQLAPEGEKIVMHISNFRPVKRVDDVVRVFARASRRVAARLVLVGDGPTRGLAQKVAEEEGVAGKVVFLGKQSSVAELLACADVLLLPSESEAFGLAALEAMACGVPVVATAVGGVPELVPHGVAGFLAPLGDVDAMADGVVELLSDPDRWKAASAAAREVAARFSADEVVPRYETLYRRVLSS, from the coding sequence CTGAGGATCGGGATCACCTGTTACCCGGTGTACGGCGGCTCCGGCGTCGTCGCGACCGAGCTGGGCCTCGAGCTGGCCCAGCGGGGACACGAGGTCCACTTCATCACCTACGCCCAGCCGTTCCGGCTGCCGTACTTCGTGGAGAACGTCTACTACCACGAGGTCGAGGTCCCGTCCTACCCGCTCTTCGACTATCCGCCCTACTCGCTCGCGCTCGCCGCCGCGATGCACGGCACGGCCGTGCGGCGCAACCTGGATCTGCTCCACGTGCACTACGCCGTGCCGCACGCGACTTCGGCGTGGATCGCTCGCGAGATGCTGCGGCCCCAGGAGATCCGCGTGGTGACCACGCTGCACGGCACCGACATCACCCTCGTCGGGCAGGATCCCTCGTTCCACAGCATCACGCGCTTCTCGATCTTCGAGTCGGACGCCATCACCGCGGTCTCGGAGTACCTGCGCCGGGAGACGGTGGACCGTTTCGACATCCCGGCGGAGCGCATCGAGGTGATCCCGAACTTCGTGGACCTGGAGCGTTACCGCCGCGACCTCGGGGGGTGCCATCGCAGCCAGCTCGCGCCCGAGGGCGAGAAGATCGTCATGCACATCTCGAACTTCCGGCCGGTGAAGCGCGTGGACGACGTCGTGCGCGTCTTCGCCCGCGCCAGCCGCCGCGTCGCGGCGCGCCTCGTGCTCGTGGGCGACGGCCCCACCCGCGGCCTCGCCCAGAAGGTGGCGGAAGAGGAGGGCGTGGCCGGGAAGGTCGTGTTCCTCGGCAAGCAGTCGTCGGTCGCCGAGCTGCTCGCCTGCGCCGACGTGCTCCTGCTGCCCAGCGAGTCGGAGGCGTTCGGGCTGGCCGCGCTCGAGGCCATGGCCTGCGGCGTGCCGGTCGTCGCCACCGCCGTGGGCGGCGTGCCGGAGCTGGTGCCGCACGGCGTGGCCGGGTTCCTCGCCCCGCTCGGCGACGTGGACGCGATGGCGGACGGCGTGGTGGAACTGCTCTCGGACCCCGACCGCTGGAAGGCCGCCAGCGCCGCGGCCCGTGAGGTGGCCGCCCGCTTCAGTGCGGACGAGGTCGTGCCCCGTTATGAAACACTCTACCGCCGCGTGCTGTCCTCATGA
- a CDS encoding undecaprenyl-diphosphatase, with amino-acid sequence MSLLDAILLGLVQGLTEFLPVSSSGHLVIGQTLLGVDSPGVAFEVVLHVATLLSVVIVYRARLWRLVVGAARGQREELAFVGLLVLGTIPAALVGLFFEDAVERAFALPAITGIMLLITGGLLWSTRYRRPASDANGLSARLALGIGVAQAFAILPGISRSGATITAGLWGRLPGDRAAEFSFLLSIPAILGAAVLQADEIGESWRTTGGLPLVVGFFAALVAGVAAIRSLVWLLRRQAFYAFAYYVWAAGGLFLLFLAFRG; translated from the coding sequence ATGAGCCTCCTCGACGCGATCCTCCTCGGCCTGGTGCAGGGGCTGACCGAGTTCCTGCCGGTCTCCAGCTCGGGGCACCTGGTGATCGGGCAGACACTCCTCGGCGTGGATTCGCCGGGCGTCGCCTTCGAGGTCGTCCTGCACGTGGCGACGCTGCTCTCCGTCGTCATCGTCTACCGGGCTCGCCTGTGGCGGCTCGTGGTCGGCGCGGCCCGCGGCCAACGGGAAGAGCTGGCGTTCGTCGGCCTGCTGGTGCTCGGCACGATCCCGGCGGCCCTGGTCGGTCTGTTCTTCGAGGATGCCGTCGAGCGGGCGTTCGCGCTTCCCGCGATCACGGGAATCATGCTCCTGATCACGGGGGGACTCCTGTGGAGCACCCGGTACCGGCGTCCCGCGAGCGATGCGAACGGCCTCTCGGCGCGCCTTGCGCTCGGCATCGGCGTCGCGCAGGCGTTCGCCATCCTGCCCGGGATCTCGCGGTCGGGCGCGACCATCACCGCGGGGTTGTGGGGCCGGCTGCCGGGCGACCGCGCGGCGGAGTTCTCGTTCCTGCTCTCGATCCCGGCGATCCTCGGCGCCGCGGTGCTCCAGGCGGATGAGATCGGCGAGTCGTGGCGGACCACGGGCGGCCTGCCGCTGGTCGTGGGGTTCTTCGCCGCGCTGGTCGCCGGCGTTGCGGCGATCCGCTCGCTCGTCTGGCTGCTGCGGCGCCAGGCGTTCTACGCCTTCGCCTACTACGTCTGGGCCGCAGGCGGGCTGTTCCTGCTGTTCCTGGCGTTCCGGGGTTGA
- a CDS encoding uracil phosphoribosyltransferase — protein MGAFPNLTVVEHPLIQHKLAVLRDRNTSKKVFRELVDEITMLLAYEATRDLPLEPIEIETPLERTTAYVVRGKKLVLVPILRAGLGMVEAMLRLMPAARVGHIGLYRDHDTLQPVEYYFKIPSDPEARDFIVLDPMLATGGSAAAAVRLLKERGAARVRVVSLVAAPEGVRTLLEQHPDVQIIAAALDRQLDENGYIRPGLGDAGDRLFGTR, from the coding sequence TTGGGAGCATTCCCGAACCTGACCGTGGTCGAGCACCCGCTCATCCAGCACAAGCTGGCGGTGCTGCGCGACCGGAACACGTCCAAGAAGGTCTTCCGGGAGCTCGTGGACGAGATCACGATGCTCCTGGCCTACGAGGCCACCCGAGACCTCCCGCTGGAGCCGATCGAGATCGAGACCCCCCTCGAGCGCACGACGGCCTACGTCGTGCGCGGCAAGAAGTTGGTCCTCGTGCCCATCCTCCGGGCCGGGCTCGGGATGGTGGAAGCGATGCTGCGCCTCATGCCCGCGGCCCGGGTCGGCCACATCGGCCTCTACCGAGACCACGACACGCTCCAGCCGGTGGAGTACTACTTCAAGATCCCCTCGGACCCGGAGGCCCGGGACTTCATCGTCCTCGACCCGATGCTGGCCACTGGCGGCTCCGCCGCCGCCGCCGTCCGTCTCCTGAAAGAGCGCGGCGCGGCGCGCGTGCGCGTCGTTTCGCTGGTCGCCGCGCCGGAGGGCGTCCGCACCCTCCTCGAACAGCACCCGGACGTGCAGATCATCGCCGCCGCCCTGGACCGACAGCTCGATGAGAACGGCTACATCCGGCCCGGCCTCGGCGACGCGGGAGACCGGTTGTTCGGCACCCGCTGA
- the secD gene encoding protein translocase subunit SecD, with translation MFGTLKGRFLVIFLILAACGWAFFDNYRECRSQAQAGDEPRLCTPIKLGLDLQGGMHLALEVADPEGTLTHEAKVDATDRALKIIRTRIDEFGVAEPLIQKVGDTRIIVELPGIREEGRAKEIIQRTAFLEWRLVKGGPEFRAALPRIDRAIVTALGPQLEEAEEAASDTAPAPAQRETIEQLLFQRRDTAAAADTASGETVETSPSRRPLTALLFDDGQQHAFLVAEADVPKVKRYLELPEVQRLMPRGVTTLWAAEPESRGAQLYRRLYLVEDRAFLTGERLQDATATRDPQTFETEVLFELDRAGGRQFERITAANIGEQIAIILDNQVHSAPVVQSRIGSRGRITMGGASLEQAQDLALVLRAGALPAPLEILEERTVGPSLGADSIRQGEIAGIIGIALVIAIMVAYYRLAGFLAVLALVFYTILVLGGLAALDATLTAPGIAGLILSIGMAVDANVLIFERIREELAAGRTARAAVDAGFKQAMSAIVDSNLTTLITGLILFQVGTGPVRGFAVTLSIGIIASFVSAVFVTRTLFLLYLQKRRATEPISI, from the coding sequence ATGTTCGGCACGCTCAAAGGCCGATTCCTCGTCATCTTCCTGATCCTGGCCGCCTGCGGCTGGGCGTTCTTCGACAACTATCGCGAGTGCCGGAGCCAGGCCCAGGCCGGGGACGAGCCGCGCCTCTGCACGCCCATCAAGCTCGGGCTCGACCTCCAGGGCGGCATGCACCTGGCGCTCGAGGTGGCGGACCCCGAGGGGACGCTCACCCACGAGGCCAAGGTGGACGCGACCGACCGGGCGCTGAAGATCATCCGCACCCGGATCGACGAGTTCGGCGTGGCCGAGCCGCTGATCCAGAAGGTCGGAGACACGCGGATCATCGTGGAGCTGCCGGGGATCCGGGAGGAGGGCCGGGCGAAGGAGATCATCCAGCGGACGGCGTTCCTGGAGTGGCGGCTGGTCAAGGGAGGGCCCGAGTTCAGGGCCGCGCTGCCGAGGATCGATCGCGCGATCGTGACCGCGTTGGGGCCGCAGCTCGAAGAGGCGGAGGAAGCAGCGTCAGACACGGCACCCGCGCCGGCGCAACGGGAGACGATCGAGCAGCTCCTGTTCCAGCGCAGGGACACGGCCGCCGCGGCGGACACGGCCAGCGGCGAGACGGTGGAGACGTCGCCGTCCAGGCGGCCGCTCACGGCGCTCCTGTTCGATGACGGTCAGCAGCACGCGTTCCTGGTCGCGGAAGCCGACGTCCCGAAGGTGAAGCGCTATCTCGAGCTGCCGGAAGTGCAGCGGCTCATGCCGCGCGGCGTCACGACGCTCTGGGCGGCCGAGCCCGAGTCGCGGGGCGCCCAGCTCTACCGTCGGCTCTATCTCGTGGAGGACCGGGCGTTCCTGACCGGCGAGCGGCTCCAGGACGCCACCGCGACCCGGGACCCGCAGACGTTCGAGACCGAGGTGCTCTTCGAGCTGGACCGTGCGGGCGGACGACAGTTCGAGCGCATCACGGCCGCCAACATCGGAGAGCAGATCGCGATCATCCTGGACAACCAGGTCCACAGCGCGCCGGTGGTGCAGAGCCGGATCGGGAGCCGGGGTCGGATCACGATGGGCGGCGCGTCCCTCGAGCAGGCGCAGGATCTCGCGCTGGTCCTCCGCGCCGGCGCGCTGCCCGCGCCGCTCGAGATCCTCGAGGAGCGGACCGTGGGCCCGTCCTTGGGCGCGGATTCGATCCGGCAGGGCGAGATCGCCGGGATCATCGGCATCGCACTGGTCATCGCGATCATGGTGGCCTACTACCGGCTCGCCGGCTTCCTCGCCGTGCTCGCACTCGTCTTCTACACGATCCTGGTGCTCGGCGGCCTCGCCGCCCTGGATGCCACGCTCACGGCGCCGGGGATCGCAGGCCTGATCCTGTCGATCGGCATGGCCGTGGATGCGAACGTGCTGATCTTCGAGCGCATCCGCGAGGAGTTGGCGGCCGGCCGGACGGCGCGTGCCGCCGTCGATGCCGGCTTCAAGCAGGCGATGTCCGCGATCGTGGACTCGAACCTGACCACGCTCATCACGGGGCTGATCCTGTTCCAGGTCGGCACCGGGCCCGTGCGGGGATTCGCGGTGACGCTCTCGATCGGGATCATCGCCTCGTTCGTATCGGCGGTCTTCGTGACGCGCACGCTGTTCCTGCTGTACCTCCAGAAGCGGCGCGCCACAGAGCCCATTAGCATCTGA
- a CDS encoding tRNA (adenosine(37)-N6)-dimethylallyltransferase MiaA, whose amino-acid sequence MSAEALVITGPTATGKTALSIEVALALDGEIISMDSRQVYRGMDIGTAKATPEQRARVPHHGLDIVEPNERYSAGRFAADARRWIAEIRGRGRVPILVGGTGFFLRALTHPLFTEPEMPAQARERLHRYLHAQPEAELRRWLSRLDPGAARALERQGGRQRVERALEVALLTGRPLSWWHAHAPPSAPPLRALIFVLQLPWPELRRRIDTRVLEMVEAGLVDEVRGLLERGFGPDDPGMNATGYIELIPYLEGRYRLDEAVEAIQRATRRYARRQLTWFRHQLPPGAHWLDATRPRHELVREVTERWRADP is encoded by the coding sequence ATGAGCGCCGAGGCGCTGGTCATCACCGGGCCGACCGCCACCGGGAAGACCGCGCTGTCCATCGAGGTCGCCCTCGCCCTCGACGGCGAGATCATCTCGATGGATTCGCGTCAGGTCTACCGTGGCATGGACATCGGGACCGCGAAGGCGACGCCGGAGCAGCGCGCACGGGTCCCGCACCACGGGCTCGACATCGTCGAGCCGAACGAGCGCTACAGCGCGGGGCGCTTCGCCGCGGACGCGCGGCGCTGGATCGCGGAGATCCGCGGGCGCGGGCGCGTGCCGATCCTCGTCGGCGGGACGGGGTTCTTCCTCCGGGCGCTGACGCATCCCCTCTTCACCGAGCCGGAGATGCCGGCACAGGCGCGCGAGAGACTGCACCGCTATCTCCACGCGCAGCCCGAAGCCGAGCTGCGCCGCTGGCTCTCCCGGCTCGATCCCGGAGCCGCGCGCGCGCTCGAACGACAGGGCGGGCGTCAGCGCGTGGAGCGCGCCCTCGAGGTTGCCCTCCTCACGGGCCGGCCGCTATCCTGGTGGCACGCGCACGCGCCCCCATCGGCGCCGCCGCTGCGCGCGCTGATCTTCGTGCTCCAACTCCCCTGGCCGGAGCTGCGCCGCCGCATCGACACCCGCGTCCTCGAGATGGTGGAGGCGGGGCTGGTGGACGAGGTGCGTGGCCTGCTCGAACGCGGGTTCGGCCCGGACGATCCGGGAATGAACGCCACGGGGTACATCGAACTCATACCGTACCTCGAAGGGCGCTACCGACTGGACGAGGCCGTCGAGGCGATCCAGCGAGCGACCCGGCGGTACGCACGCCGGCAACTCACGTGGTTCCGGCACCAGCTCCCGCCCGGCGCACACTGGCTGGACGCCACGAGACCCAGGCACGAGCTCGTGCGGGAAGTGACAGAGCGATGGAGAGCAGACCCCTGA
- the secF gene encoding protein translocase subunit SecF, translated as MRLFANANYDFVARRRIAYVTAGSLLAVFFVAAIVFQITRGSWLNYGVDFTGGTLVQARFDQPTSVNDLREVLSGTEITRFGGENEFLIRAPVYEEGTDAAAPVVSALTERFGQGAFEVVRTEAVGAKIGGELQQRAALAILASFLFVLIYLAFRFEWRFGVAAVIATAYDVLFSLGLISALQLEVSLPTVAAVLTVLGYSLNDKIVVFDRARENLKRTGRRDDFADVLNRSINETLPRTVMTSMTTAAALLALFLFGGEIIRGFATIMLVGVVVGTFSSIFLASPALLEIERRWPSKAKKGGSNTSRAARAGAAV; from the coding sequence ATGCGACTGTTCGCGAACGCAAACTACGACTTCGTCGCCCGTCGTCGCATCGCGTACGTGACGGCAGGGTCGCTGCTCGCCGTGTTCTTCGTTGCAGCGATCGTCTTCCAGATCACCCGGGGCTCGTGGCTGAACTACGGGGTGGACTTCACGGGCGGCACACTGGTGCAGGCCCGGTTCGACCAGCCGACCTCGGTGAACGACCTGCGCGAGGTGCTCTCGGGAACGGAGATCACCCGGTTCGGTGGGGAGAACGAGTTCCTGATCCGCGCGCCCGTGTACGAAGAAGGGACGGATGCGGCGGCTCCGGTGGTCAGCGCGCTCACGGAGCGGTTCGGGCAAGGGGCGTTCGAAGTGGTCCGCACGGAGGCGGTCGGGGCCAAGATCGGCGGGGAGCTGCAGCAGCGGGCGGCGCTGGCGATCCTGGCTTCGTTCCTGTTCGTTTTGATCTACCTGGCGTTCCGCTTCGAGTGGCGTTTCGGCGTGGCGGCCGTCATCGCGACCGCGTACGACGTGCTGTTCTCGTTGGGCCTGATCTCGGCGCTGCAGCTCGAGGTGTCGCTGCCCACGGTGGCGGCGGTGCTCACCGTGCTGGGGTACTCGCTCAACGACAAGATCGTGGTGTTCGACCGGGCGCGTGAGAACCTCAAGCGGACCGGCCGGCGCGACGACTTCGCCGACGTGCTGAACCGGTCCATCAACGAGACGCTGCCCCGCACGGTCATGACGTCGATGACCACGGCCGCTGCGCTGCTGGCGCTGTTCTTGTTCGGGGGCGAGATCATCCGCGGCTTCGCGACGATCATGCTCGTCGGCGTCGTGGTCGGCACGTTCTCCTCGATCTTCCTCGCCTCGCCCGCGCTGCTCGAGATCGAGCGGCGCTGGCCATCGAAGGCCAAGAAGGGCGGGAGCAACACGAGCCGCGCCGCGCGGGCTGGCGCGGCGGTCTGA
- the mutL gene encoding DNA mismatch repair endonuclease MutL — translation MPRRIHILPDSLVNQIAAGEVVERPASVVKELVENALDARATRVEVSLQNGGKTEIRVADDGLGMGREDALLSLDRHATSKIARPEDLASVTTFGFRGEALPSIAAVSRLVLETAEPGGVGTRIRVVGGRIQSVEECARQPGTTVVVRNLFFNVPARAKFLRSASTETRAATEALTNLALSNLSVAFRLESNGRVLMDLPPAPDLASRVAELWGDDVAARLVAVQAQRDGITVAGLVDRPDATLTGPRRVHFFVGGRPFRDRGLALVAERAYATTIPHGARPSLLLYIDVPPGGVDVNVHPTKAEVRFRDRLAVEAAVEAAVRAALASLDSAATLDARPPLPQLRTPRPVHTARGPSSAPSRAGAGRPGRQDAWQLAFFVPAPVAAANETVEEPGDNRDDAQAAAAPEPGMRPRPSLWQVHDTYILAETRSGLLIIDQHSAHERVLFEETMRRLTDGGAVGQRLLFPITLRLSPAEQAIIDDIQPFLARAGFEIEAFGGRTIIVHAVPQPHPHFDPERCLREMLAELATGSELTRAARNQHERIAMTFACKAAIKAGQPLSEAEMHELFDRLFATELPSHDVHGRPTIVRLSLQELERRFGRHG, via the coding sequence ATGCCGCGTCGGATTCACATCCTCCCTGATTCGCTGGTCAACCAGATCGCGGCCGGGGAGGTCGTGGAGCGGCCGGCCTCGGTCGTGAAGGAGCTGGTCGAGAACGCGCTGGACGCGCGCGCCACGCGCGTCGAGGTCTCGCTCCAGAACGGGGGCAAGACGGAGATCCGGGTGGCCGACGACGGCCTGGGCATGGGCCGCGAGGACGCGCTCCTCTCGCTCGACCGGCACGCGACGAGCAAGATCGCGCGACCCGAGGACCTGGCGAGCGTCACGACCTTCGGCTTCCGGGGCGAGGCGCTGCCGTCGATCGCAGCGGTGTCGCGCCTCGTGCTGGAAACGGCGGAGCCGGGCGGCGTGGGCACCCGCATCCGCGTCGTGGGCGGCCGCATCCAGTCCGTGGAGGAGTGCGCCCGGCAACCGGGTACCACCGTCGTCGTCCGCAACCTGTTCTTCAACGTGCCGGCCCGCGCCAAGTTCCTGCGCTCGGCGAGCACGGAGACGCGCGCGGCCACCGAGGCGCTGACCAACCTGGCCCTCTCGAACCTCTCGGTGGCGTTCCGGCTGGAATCCAACGGCCGGGTGCTCATGGACCTGCCGCCGGCGCCGGATCTCGCCTCGCGCGTCGCGGAGCTCTGGGGCGACGACGTCGCCGCCCGGCTCGTTGCGGTGCAGGCGCAGCGGGACGGGATCACCGTCGCCGGGCTCGTGGACCGTCCTGACGCCACGCTCACCGGTCCGCGGCGGGTCCACTTCTTCGTGGGCGGCCGGCCGTTCCGGGACCGGGGCCTCGCGCTGGTCGCCGAGCGCGCGTACGCCACCACGATCCCCCACGGGGCGCGTCCGTCGCTCCTGCTCTACATCGACGTGCCGCCGGGCGGCGTGGACGTCAACGTGCACCCGACCAAGGCGGAGGTCCGGTTCCGGGATCGGCTGGCCGTGGAGGCCGCGGTGGAGGCGGCGGTGCGGGCGGCGCTGGCCTCGCTGGACAGTGCGGCGACGCTGGATGCTCGGCCGCCGCTGCCGCAACTGCGCACGCCCCGGCCGGTCCACACGGCCCGCGGACCGTCCTCGGCTCCCTCTCGCGCAGGCGCTGGACGGCCCGGTCGGCAAGACGCGTGGCAGCTCGCCTTTTTCGTCCCGGCGCCCGTGGCGGCGGCGAACGAGACGGTAGAAGAGCCAGGGGACAACCGGGACGACGCCCAGGCGGCCGCGGCGCCGGAGCCGGGCATGCGCCCCCGCCCCTCGCTCTGGCAGGTCCATGACACGTACATCCTCGCCGAGACCCGCAGCGGGTTGCTGATCATCGACCAGCATTCGGCGCACGAGCGGGTGCTGTTCGAGGAGACCATGCGCCGTCTGACGGACGGCGGCGCGGTGGGGCAGCGGCTGCTGTTCCCGATCACGCTGCGTCTTTCGCCCGCCGAGCAGGCGATCATTGACGACATCCAGCCGTTCCTCGCGCGAGCCGGCTTCGAGATCGAGGCGTTCGGCGGCCGCACGATCATCGTGCACGCCGTGCCACAGCCGCACCCCCATTTCGACCCGGAGCGTTGCCTGCGCGAGATGCTGGCCGAGCTGGCCACCGGCAGTGAGCTGACCCGCGCGGCACGGAACCAGCACGAACGGATCGCGATGACGTTCGCGTGCAAGGCCGCCATCAAGGCGGGCCAGCCGCTCTCCGAAGCGGAGATGCACGAGCTGTTCGACCGGCTCTTCGCCACCGAGCTGCCGTCCCACGATGTCCACGGCCGACCGACGATCGTCCGGCTCTCGCTCCAGGAGCTGGAGCGCCGGTTCGGCCGGCACGGTTGA
- a CDS encoding hydrolase TatD translates to MFFDSHCHLTDARLVAEASVVVERARAAGVTGVVTVASDAEDAVRAVELAEALPGVWATAGIHPHMAAAADEAAWERIAELAGQGRVVALGETGLDYHYDHSPRPVQRQAFVRHIELAREFGLPLVVHSRSADEDTAAIIREAGRDVSGVLHCFAGGAALLEAGLEAGWMVSFSGLVTFRNYDGAALVRTVPADRLLVETDAPYLAPVPHRGRRNEPAFVRHVAEGVALLRGEAVEEVAAYTTRNARAFYRLEPASPST, encoded by the coding sequence ATGTTCTTCGACTCGCACTGTCACCTGACCGACGCCCGCCTGGTGGCGGAGGCGTCCGTGGTGGTGGAGCGCGCGCGTGCGGCTGGGGTCACGGGCGTCGTGACCGTCGCCTCGGACGCGGAGGACGCGGTGCGGGCTGTCGAGCTCGCGGAAGCGCTGCCGGGAGTCTGGGCGACGGCCGGGATCCATCCGCACATGGCGGCCGCGGCGGACGAGGCGGCGTGGGAGCGGATCGCGGAGCTGGCGGGGCAGGGAAGGGTCGTTGCGCTGGGGGAGACCGGCCTCGACTACCATTACGACCACTCGCCGCGTCCTGTGCAGCGCCAAGCGTTCGTGCGCCACATCGAGCTGGCGCGCGAGTTCGGCCTGCCGCTCGTCGTTCACTCGCGCTCGGCGGACGAGGATACGGCCGCGATCATCCGGGAGGCCGGCCGGGACGTGAGCGGCGTCCTGCACTGCTTCGCCGGCGGCGCTGCACTGCTCGAGGCGGGGCTGGAAGCAGGGTGGATGGTCTCGTTCTCGGGCCTCGTCACGTTCCGCAACTACGACGGCGCGGCACTCGTGCGCACGGTGCCCGCGGACCGGCTCCTGGTGGAGACGGATGCACCGTACCTGGCGCCGGTGCCGCACCGTGGTCGCCGCAACGAGCCGGCCTTCGTGCGCCACGTCGCGGAGGGCGTCGCACTGCTGCGGGGCGAGGCGGTGGAAGAGGTGGCTGCGTACACGACGAGGAACGCGCGGGCGTTCTATCGCCTGGAGCCCGCGAGCCCGTCCACCTGA